One part of the Streptomyces nigra genome encodes these proteins:
- a CDS encoding NAD(P)/FAD-dependent oxidoreductase, whose amino-acid sequence MQHRIIVLGGGYTGAFAAGRLARRLHGDDVTVTLVNAEPDFVERVRMHQLAVGQELKPRPFADLFRGTGVDLRIARVTAVDADRKTVAVEDADGAEELAYDTLVYALGSGWDDQGVPGVAEHAYELASRPGALRLRERLAALEAGAPVVVVGGGLTGVEAVTEIAEARPDLDVSLIVRGGLGDWLSPKGRRHLRKVVGRLGVTVHEDTTATEVGPDRVTTAGGAVLPAAVTVWTTGFAVHPIALATTLEVGDRGQIVVDGTMRSVSHPDVYAIGDAALARGVGGKPLRMSCASGGFTAWQAADAAVARLTGGKLPKVPLRYFNQCVSLGRRQGLIQYVTGDDRPVRAVLTGRIAAFYKELICKGAAWNVGNPGMGMPLRRRRTVAPQDPAVAAAEAAA is encoded by the coding sequence ATGCAGCACCGCATCATCGTGCTCGGGGGCGGCTACACCGGAGCGTTCGCGGCCGGGCGGCTCGCCAGGCGACTGCACGGCGACGACGTCACCGTCACCCTGGTCAACGCGGAGCCCGACTTCGTCGAACGCGTCCGGATGCACCAGCTCGCCGTGGGACAGGAGCTCAAGCCCCGGCCGTTCGCCGACCTGTTCCGGGGCACCGGCGTCGACCTGAGGATCGCCCGGGTCACCGCCGTCGACGCCGACCGGAAGACCGTGGCCGTCGAGGACGCGGACGGCGCCGAGGAGCTCGCGTACGACACCCTCGTCTACGCCCTCGGCAGCGGCTGGGACGACCAGGGTGTCCCCGGAGTCGCCGAGCACGCCTACGAACTCGCGAGCCGGCCCGGCGCGCTGCGGCTGCGTGAGCGCCTGGCCGCGCTGGAGGCCGGAGCCCCCGTGGTCGTGGTCGGTGGCGGCCTCACCGGCGTGGAGGCCGTCACCGAGATCGCCGAGGCCCGCCCGGACCTCGACGTCTCCCTGATCGTGCGCGGCGGACTCGGCGACTGGCTCTCCCCCAAGGGCCGCCGCCACCTGCGCAAGGTCGTCGGCCGGCTCGGCGTCACCGTCCACGAGGACACCACCGCCACCGAGGTCGGGCCCGACCGGGTCACCACCGCCGGCGGGGCCGTGCTCCCGGCCGCCGTCACCGTGTGGACCACCGGCTTCGCCGTCCACCCGATCGCGCTGGCCACCACCCTGGAGGTCGGCGACCGGGGGCAGATCGTGGTCGACGGCACCATGCGCTCGGTCTCCCACCCGGACGTCTACGCCATCGGCGACGCGGCCCTCGCCCGGGGTGTCGGCGGCAAGCCGCTCCGCATGTCGTGCGCCTCAGGCGGCTTCACCGCCTGGCAGGCCGCCGACGCCGCCGTGGCCCGCCTGACCGGCGGCAAGCTGCCCAAGGTCCCGCTGCGCTACTTCAACCAGTGCGTCTCGCTGGGCCGCAGGCAGGGCCTGATCCAGTACGTCACCGGCGACGACCGCCCCGTCCGCGCCGTGCTGACCGGCCGGATCGCCGCCTTCTACAAGGAGCTGATCTGCAAGGGCGCCGCCTGGAACGTCGGCAACCCGGGGATGGGCATGCCGCTGCGCCGCCGCCGGACGGTGGCCCCGCAGGACCCCGCCGTCGCCGCGGCCGAGGCGGCCGCCTGA
- a CDS encoding Zn-ribbon domain-containing OB-fold protein gives MSAPRYDVPEPDAFTRPYWDAAAAGRLLLRRCRACGRAHHYPREACPHCWSEDVVWEPASGRATLYTWSVVHRNDLPPFNALTPYVAAVVDLAEGPRMTTGLVDCPDPARLRAGLALTAAFPDGVPMFRPAP, from the coding sequence ATGAGCGCGCCCCGCTACGACGTCCCCGAACCGGACGCCTTCACCCGCCCCTACTGGGACGCGGCCGCCGCCGGCCGGCTGCTGCTGCGCCGGTGCCGGGCCTGTGGACGGGCCCACCACTACCCGCGCGAGGCCTGCCCGCACTGCTGGAGCGAGGACGTCGTCTGGGAGCCCGCGAGCGGCCGGGCCACCCTGTACACCTGGTCCGTCGTACACCGCAACGACCTGCCGCCGTTCAACGCGTTGACCCCGTACGTCGCCGCCGTCGTCGACCTCGCCGAGGGCCCCCGGATGACGACCGGCCTCGTGGACTGCCCGGACCCCGCCCGCCTGCGGGCCGGCCTGGCGCTGACGGCCGCCTTCCCGGACGGGGTGCCGATGTTCCGCCCGGCCCCCTGA
- a CDS encoding GNAT family N-acetyltransferase, giving the protein MTDAAIRPAPRPLPDLHGHGLRLRPWDPYSEADLDAWCRGRADPEFRRWNTPLSLATDREGALASLRTAVGATDGSAAYCVTDAGTGALLGHVGVTVVSRRMDYGLVGYWVLPEARGRRVAVRALDLAARWALTAPDGPRLHRLELGHAVGHDASCRVAERCGFPAEGTLRGAMWEAGRQDAYRDVHLHARLATDPGPDVLLTPTPVPV; this is encoded by the coding sequence ATGACCGACGCCGCGATACGCCCCGCACCCCGCCCCTTGCCGGACCTGCACGGCCATGGACTGCGGCTGCGCCCCTGGGACCCGTACTCCGAGGCCGACCTGGACGCCTGGTGCCGGGGCCGCGCCGACCCGGAGTTCCGGCGCTGGAACACCCCGCTGTCGCTCGCCACGGACCGCGAGGGCGCCCTCGCCTCCCTGCGGACCGCGGTCGGCGCGACGGACGGCTCGGCGGCGTACTGCGTGACCGACGCCGGGACCGGCGCCCTCCTCGGCCATGTCGGGGTGACGGTCGTCAGCCGGCGTATGGACTACGGCCTGGTCGGCTACTGGGTGCTGCCCGAGGCCCGCGGCCGGCGCGTGGCGGTCCGCGCGCTCGACCTCGCCGCCCGCTGGGCGCTGACCGCGCCGGACGGCCCCCGGCTGCACCGCCTCGAACTCGGGCACGCCGTGGGCCACGACGCCTCCTGCCGGGTCGCCGAGCGCTGCGGTTTCCCCGCCGAGGGCACCCTGCGGGGCGCCATGTGGGAGGCGGGGCGGCAGGACGCCTACCGGGACGTGCATCTGCACGCACGGCT
- a CDS encoding DoxX family membrane protein — protein sequence MDAIWLTGAQWLAVLRIGLGLWWLESWRHKDRRSWLAGSGIAWAADIAAEHRWPAVRTGFRRVVAPRPRVMAYVVLYAELALGLGLVLGFLTPVALAGGLLLNLLYLTLMIHDWAEQGQNGMMALISVVALFGMSWQSWSVDAALGLFG from the coding sequence ATGGACGCGATCTGGCTCACAGGCGCTCAATGGCTGGCCGTGCTCCGGATAGGCCTCGGGCTGTGGTGGCTGGAGAGCTGGCGGCACAAGGACCGCCGGAGCTGGCTGGCCGGGTCCGGGATCGCCTGGGCCGCGGACATCGCGGCCGAGCACCGCTGGCCCGCCGTCCGCACCGGCTTCCGGCGCGTGGTGGCACCCCGGCCGCGGGTCATGGCGTATGTCGTCCTCTACGCCGAACTGGCCCTGGGACTCGGCCTGGTGCTCGGGTTCCTCACCCCGGTCGCCCTCGCCGGCGGACTGCTGCTCAATCTGCTGTACCTCACCCTGATGATCCACGACTGGGCCGAGCAGGGGCAGAACGGCATGATGGCGCTGATCTCGGTCGTCGCGCTGTTCGGGATGTCCTGGCAGTCCTGGTCGGTGGACGCCGCGCTCGGACTGTTCGGATGA